One window of the Oncorhynchus mykiss isolate Arlee chromosome 5, USDA_OmykA_1.1, whole genome shotgun sequence genome contains the following:
- the LOC110523701 gene encoding apelin receptor B — protein sequence MNFLHTDLNQVSNCFINVIDPLINIILPDKIIYIFKEEKDTLRRMEKWTTPEYYDYDYEEQENSTMCDYSEWKPSYSVIPVLYMLIFILGLSGNGVVIFTVWRAQAKRRSADIYIGNLAMADLTFVLTLPLWAVYTALGYHWPFGVALCKISSYVVLLNMYASVFCLTAMSFDRYLAIVHSLSSTQLRTRGHMQASLTAIWLLSGLLAAPTLIFRTIKNDESSDLISCGMDFSLVLGVGNQTISQSNELKQKESMWIAGLSISSSALGFLLPFLAMMVCYCFIGCTVTRHFNSLRKEDQRKRRLLKIITTLVVVFAACWMPFHVLKSADALSYLNLAPNTCAFLRFLLLAHPYATCLAYVNSCLNPFLYAFFDLRFRSQCLCLLNLKKAMHTSPGSSMSSQKTEAQSLATKV from the coding sequence ATGAACTTCTTGCACACGGATTTGAACCAAGTTTCTAATTGCTTCATAAACGTTATTGATCCATTGATCAACATTATTTTACCTgataaaataatatacatttttaaagaaGAAAAGGATACTCTAAGAAGAATGGAGAAGTGGACAACCCCTGAATACTATGACTATGATTATGAAGAGCAGGAGAACAGCACCATGTGTGACTACTCTGAGTGGAAGCCTTCCTACTCAGTCATCCCAGTCCTCTACATGCTCATCTTCATCCTGGGTCTCTCTGGCAACGGTGTGGTCATCTTCACTGTGTGGAGGGCTCAGGCCAAGCGCCGGTCAGCAGACATCTACATAGGCAACCTGGCCATGGCTGACCTGACCTTCGTGCTGACTCTGCCACTGTGGGCAGTGTACACTGCATTGGGCTACCACTGGCCCTTCGGTGTGGCCCTCTGCAAGATCAGCAGCTACGTGGTGCTGCTCAACATGTACGCCAGCGTCTTCTGCCTCACCGCCATGAGCTTTGACCGCTACCTGGCCATCGTGCACTCTCTGTCCAGCACCCAGCTGCGTACCCGTGGCCACATGCAGGCCTCCCTGACGGCCATCTGGCTCCTCTCCGGCCTACTGGCTGCCCCCACACTCATCTTCCGCACCATCAAGAATGACGAGAGCAGCGACCTCATCTCCTGTGGCATGGACTTCAGCCTGGTGTTGGGTGTGGGTAATCAAACAATCAGTCAATCAAATGAATTGAAGCAGAAGGAGTCCATGTGGATCGCAGGGCTCAGCATCTCCTCCTCTGCCCTGGGCTTCCTCCTACCCTTCCTGGCCATGATGGTGTGCTACTGCTTCATCGGCTGCACCGTGACACGCCACTTCAACAGCCTGCGTAAGGAGGACCAGAGGAAGAGGCGTCTGCTGAAGATCATCACCACCCTGGTGGTTGTGTTTGCTGCCTGCTGGATGCCCTTCCACGTTCTGAAGAGCGCTGATGCCCTCTCCTACCTGAACCTGGCTCCAAACACCTGCGCCTTCCTCCGCTTCCTCCTGCTGGCCCACCCTTATGCTACCTGCCTGGCCTACGTCAACAGCTGCCTCAATCCCTTCCTGTATGCCTTCTTCGACCTGCGCTTCCGTTCCCAGTGCCTCTGTCTGCTCAACCTGAAGAAGGCCATGCACACCAGCCCCGGCAGCTCCATGTCCTCCCAGAAGACAGAGGCCCAGTCGCTGGCCACTAAGGTGTGA